A portion of the Clostridium gelidum genome contains these proteins:
- the accD gene encoding acetyl-CoA carboxylase, carboxyltransferase subunit beta codes for MLKDLFTKRQYATVKPSVIKKSVEEALEKPNIPSGMWTKCDKCNAMIYAEDLENSKYVCTSCGHHFRLNAKERVGIFFDKHTFKELWRELKTTNPLNFEGYEDKLKIGKSKTDSTEAVVTGVGQLNGTNVACAIMDSFFMMGSMGTVVGEKITRLVEYATENKLPVIIFTASGGARMQEGIFSLMQMAKVSAALARHDEAGLLYISVLTDPTTGGVTASFAMEGDIILSEPDALVGFAGRRVIENTIKESLPDDFQKAEFLLQKGFVDSIVERKNMRACIYKILILHGVRNYG; via the coding sequence ATGCTTAAGGATTTATTTACAAAAAGGCAATATGCGACTGTTAAGCCTTCAGTAATAAAAAAAAGTGTTGAAGAAGCTTTAGAAAAGCCTAATATTCCGTCAGGAATGTGGACTAAATGTGATAAATGTAATGCAATGATTTATGCTGAAGACTTGGAAAATTCTAAATATGTTTGTACATCTTGTGGTCATCATTTTAGATTAAATGCAAAAGAAAGAGTAGGGATATTCTTTGATAAGCATACTTTTAAAGAATTATGGAGAGAATTAAAAACTACAAATCCACTAAACTTTGAAGGTTATGAAGATAAATTAAAGATTGGGAAATCAAAAACAGATAGTACAGAAGCAGTTGTTACTGGTGTTGGACAATTAAATGGAACAAATGTGGCTTGTGCAATTATGGATAGTTTCTTTATGATGGGAAGCATGGGAACTGTAGTTGGAGAAAAGATTACAAGACTTGTGGAATATGCTACAGAAAATAAACTTCCAGTTATTATTTTTACAGCATCAGGTGGTGCAAGAATGCAAGAAGGAATATTTTCACTTATGCAAATGGCTAAGGTAAGTGCAGCACTTGCAAGACATGATGAAGCTGGTCTTTTATATATTTCAGTATTGACAGACCCGACTACTGGAGGCGTAACAGCGAGCTTTGCCATGGAAGGTGACATTATTTTAAGTGAACCTGATGCATTAGTTGGATTTGCAGGAAGAAGAGTAATTGAAAATACAATTAAAGAAAGTCTTCCTGATGATTTTCAAAAAGCGGAATTTTTACTACAAAAGGGTTTTGTAGATAGCATTGTTGAAAGAAAGAACATGAGAGCATGTATATATAAAATTCTTATTTTACATGGAGTGAGGAATTATGGATAA
- a CDS encoding acetyl-CoA carboxylase biotin carboxylase subunit, which yields MFKKVLIANRGEIAVRIIRACREMGISTVAVYSEIDKEALHTQLADEAVCIGPAMPKDSYLNIANILSACVLTGADAIHPGFGFLSENPKFAKMCRQCNIKFIGPDYETIEWIGNKAKAREIMKSCNVPVVPGYEGVIRDEAHALELGKNIGYPVMIKAAAGGGGKGIRIAYNDEEFLMGFKTAKAEAKACFGDDTLYLEKFVQKPKHIEFQILADEYGHVIHLGERECSMQRKNQKVLEEAPSNVLSEELRAKMGEAAKMAALAVDYKNAGTIEFLFDKDNNYYFMEMNTRIQVEHPITEMITGIDLVKEQLRIADGEKLRYTQEDIKLKGHAIECRINAEDPEHDFRPCPGTIEELCVPGGLGVRIDSAIFCGYKIPHCYDSMIAKVITFGNDRNEAIVKMHRALSEFAVGGVKTNINFELSILESKEFLEGDYDTSFLSEKMVKKDA from the coding sequence ATGTTCAAGAAAGTACTGATTGCCAATAGAGGCGAAATTGCGGTTAGAATAATTAGAGCATGTAGAGAAATGGGAATAAGTACAGTTGCTGTTTATTCAGAAATAGATAAAGAAGCACTTCATACGCAACTTGCAGATGAAGCTGTATGTATTGGACCTGCAATGCCTAAAGATAGTTATTTAAATATAGCTAACATTTTAAGTGCATGTGTTTTAACTGGTGCGGATGCTATACATCCAGGGTTTGGATTTTTGTCAGAAAATCCAAAGTTTGCAAAGATGTGTAGACAATGTAATATAAAGTTTATAGGACCTGATTATGAAACCATTGAATGGATAGGAAATAAGGCAAAGGCTAGAGAAATCATGAAGTCTTGTAATGTTCCAGTAGTACCAGGATATGAAGGGGTAATAAGAGATGAAGCACACGCATTAGAACTAGGAAAAAACATCGGATATCCTGTAATGATAAAAGCAGCAGCAGGTGGCGGTGGAAAAGGAATAAGAATTGCTTATAATGATGAAGAATTCTTAATGGGATTCAAAACAGCTAAAGCAGAAGCAAAAGCTTGCTTTGGAGATGATACATTATATTTAGAAAAATTTGTTCAAAAACCAAAACATATTGAATTTCAAATATTAGCTGATGAATATGGGCATGTAATACATTTAGGTGAAAGAGAATGTTCAATGCAAAGAAAAAACCAAAAGGTTTTAGAAGAAGCACCATCTAATGTATTAAGTGAAGAATTACGTGCTAAAATGGGTGAAGCTGCAAAGATGGCAGCTCTTGCTGTAGATTATAAAAATGCAGGAACTATAGAATTTTTATTTGATAAAGACAATAATTACTATTTCATGGAAATGAATACAAGAATACAAGTAGAACATCCAATTACGGAGATGATTACAGGTATAGATTTAGTAAAAGAGCAATTAAGAATAGCAGATGGAGAAAAGCTTAGATATACTCAAGAAGATATAAAGCTTAAAGGTCACGCTATAGAATGTAGAATTAATGCAGAAGATCCAGAACATGATTTTAGACCATGTCCAGGAACTATAGAAGAACTTTGTGTTCCGGGTGGCTTAGGCGTAAGAATAGATTCAGCAATATTTTGTGGATATAAAATACCACATTGTTATGATTCTATGATAGCTAAGGTAATCACTTTCGGAAATGATAGAAATGAAGCCATTGTAAAAATGCATAGAGCATTATCAGAATTTGCAGTAGGTGGAGTAAAGACTAACATTAATTTTGAATTATCTATACTTGAAAGCAAGGAATTCTTAGAAGGAGATTATGATACTTCATTTTTATCAGAAAAGATGGTGAAGAAGGATGCTTAA
- the fabZ gene encoding 3-hydroxyacyl-ACP dehydratase FabZ has protein sequence MLNIQEIKEILPHRYPFLLVDRVIEMEIGEKKFVRAYKNVSANEEFFNGHFPVEPVMPGVLILEALAQAGAVAILSMDEFKGKIPLFAGTNKVRFKSKVVPGDKLELYCEITRLKGPIGIGKGIATVDGKTVCEAEILFAIG, from the coding sequence TTGCTTAATATACAAGAAATAAAAGAAATATTACCTCATAGATATCCGTTTTTATTAGTTGATAGAGTTATTGAAATGGAAATAGGAGAGAAAAAATTTGTAAGAGCATATAAAAATGTTTCTGCTAATGAAGAATTTTTTAATGGCCATTTTCCAGTAGAGCCAGTCATGCCTGGCGTGCTTATATTAGAAGCATTAGCTCAAGCAGGAGCAGTTGCAATTTTATCAATGGATGAATTTAAAGGAAAAATACCTTTATTTGCAGGTACAAATAAAGTAAGATTTAAGAGTAAAGTAGTACCTGGCGATAAATTAGAATTATATTGTGAAATTACAAGACTTAAAGGACCAATAGGCATTGGAAAAGGAATAGCTACAGTTGATGGAAAAACAGTTTGTGAAGCGGAAATACTTTTTGCAATAGGATAG
- the accB gene encoding acetyl-CoA carboxylase biotin carboxyl carrier protein yields the protein MDFEKIKELIKLVDSSNLAFFELTSGNDHIKMDKSLNRGVSDNNLNKLSNANNANNVDNINAVLNSVNSIEKSEIHVVKNEELKATEKEIVIEDKNISVIKSPMVGTFYSSASPESPAFVGSGDAIPKGKVICIIEAMKLMNEIESEYSGVIVERLVNDGDMVEYGQPLFKIKGE from the coding sequence ATGGACTTTGAAAAAATTAAAGAACTTATTAAATTAGTTGATTCATCAAACTTAGCTTTTTTTGAGCTTACAAGTGGCAATGACCATATAAAAATGGATAAATCATTAAACAGAGGTGTATCTGATAATAATTTGAATAAATTGAGTAATGCTAATAACGCAAATAATGTGGATAATATTAATGCTGTATTAAATTCAGTTAATTCAATAGAAAAATCAGAAATTCATGTAGTAAAAAACGAAGAGTTAAAAGCTACAGAAAAAGAGATCGTTATAGAAGATAAGAATATAAGTGTTATAAAATCTCCTATGGTAGGAACATTTTATTCTTCAGCATCACCAGAGAGCCCAGCTTTTGTAGGAAGTGGAGATGCGATTCCAAAAGGAAAAGTTATTTGTATAATTGAAGCTATGAAACTTATGAATGAAATAGAAAGTGAATATAGTGGAGTAATTGTTGAACGTTTAGTTAACGATGGAGATATGGTAGAATACGGTCAACCACTATTTAAGATTAAGGGGGAATAG